A window of the Zeugodacus cucurbitae isolate PBARC_wt_2022May chromosome 2, idZeuCucr1.2, whole genome shotgun sequence genome harbors these coding sequences:
- the LOC128919730 gene encoding sex determination protein fruitless-like: MLAMSQGFFDNPYAQLRAPTTTMRPPRGDSPINNTSALDLQTSSRSQVPPPPPPPPR, encoded by the coding sequence ATGTTGGCCATGTCACAAGGTTTCTTCGATAATCCATATGCTCAATTGcgtgcgccaacaacaacaatgcgtccACCACGTGGCGACAGCCCGATCAACAACACATCGGCACTCGATTTGCAGACATCGAGCCGATCACAGGtgccgccaccgccaccgccgccgccgagGTAA